Within Lagopus muta isolate bLagMut1 chromosome 1, bLagMut1 primary, whole genome shotgun sequence, the genomic segment CGTGACCAGCTCACTCCTTGGCAGCTCTCGCCCCCAACCCATATCAGGAATTGGTTTGAAAGAAGAGATTCACATGCTGAATAAATTTCTACACAAAATAATGTTTCAGTCATCTTGTGCAGAAAATCTAGGAGCAGAACAGATAGAGAATGAGGTTGACAAGGATAACCACCTCCTGAAAAGACTCTGGCACATCCATGAAATCAGAGCCTGAGAAAAATGATGCCCGTGTCCCTGGGAGATGAGGAGGAACAGCTCTGCTACACACCCTGCTACCAGCCCCATTTGCACTGGTTTTGCACCTGTTCTTTCCCTGACATTGAACACAAATCCTAAGCAAACAACATCCTTCTCCAACGGACAGGTATACAATATTGAAGAAATGGCACATTCCTCTAAATACCTTCTACATACCTAAATACTTTCTGAATTAGCTATTTAGATATGTCACTACTCACGTTATGTCCTTAGTGATGTCCTGGCCAATTGTAAGGGCTTTATGGGCAGGGTAATGGAAACACAAAGATGAGCATGCCACAGTTGTTGAGTTTCATTGCAAACTAGAAGTATAACAATTTTTAATAGGCTCATAAAATACAAGGCTTCCAAGAATAGCATTCTAAAAATGCTAGGATTGAAAGTAAGACAGAAGGAATTGTTGAATATGATACATACAAATCAGCAGAGACCTGTGACCGTAACTTATTTTAACTGCTGTTGTTCTTTGACAGCAATGAAAAGAAGTTGGGgttttactgaaaatgaaataaagaattgttctgtctttttttttttttttaaaaaaaagcatctttatGCTAAgtttgcaaaaggaaaacctGTGATCTTGAAGCATATTTAACTAATGAAAGATTATCCTAAATGAATAAAAGAACCTTATTTCTTATGCGCTCCTTTTTGGATGCCATGTCATCACACTTGTCCTCTTTACCCAGTTTGTCTACTGCCTCCACAGTGAAGCTGTAGTTGTGgttccctttctttcctctgtcttgGTTGTATCCTTTCCCCCATTTCAGCTCTTCTTCAGTCCTTCTCACAAACTTGTCAAACTCATAGTGAGTTCTATGCTTTCTGCCATCATCCAGTCGATACCTTTGCCTTTCAGGTTCTTTTTCTCGAAATCTTCTCTCCAAATCTCTTTGCTCTTTGTCACTATCATTTTGTGACCTGTATGAgtgtagaaaaagaaaggaaatccaAGCaataaacagctttaaaaaaaaaagctattgaCATATGGAATACAAAGCTTCATTTTGTCTTCAACAGTCTTTAGGTCAGTTATGTATgaagactttttcctttaataaagaAGAGTTATGTGCAATTTTGCTGAATGTCTCACTTATGTATCTCCAGCTCTCCATGATGCATTAAGTTCAGAAAGTAGCAGATAAAACTTTGCAAGTAAAATCTGGTTTTTGTgcacctgctgtgctgctccaacCTTTATCCCCCTCTGCAATCCCATAAGTGGTTCCCCAGTGCTCCTCACATAACCCTGTGCTGCATCACCAGGTCTTGTGGCTGCTCTTGAGAAGAGCCGTACCTATGGACGAGAGTGCTGCCTTGAAAGGAAGCATTCAGGGCCCAAAGGAACTGTGCACATCCTGCACAACCATTTATTAGCAAAAGTTATTCACTGACAAACATTGGAACTTTGAGGAGGtatctgaaaatgaatgcttgCGTTCCCAGCATTTATTTTGTCTCCAAACACTTTTGCCTAccttaatatttctttttgttgggCATCATTACCTTATCACCACGTAATACTTAAATTTATGCTCTGCTGCAATGGGTTCATATTATAAAGACTCTTAGTTTGCAACATTTTGCTGCCTGTCTGATACAACTCTCAGCTCTCCCATTCACTTCATTGTTCCAGTTCAGCAAGCCTGCGCTTCTctcataaaacaaaactgtaaataaTGAAGGAAGATTACAGAGcagattaaattttaaaagcagcaaatatGGGTAgtttctttttgtatgtttcATACATTTGAATGCTTAAAATTGAAGGTCCTAGCAAGGCTCTGCAGCGTGTGGTGACCAAAGACAGGGGGCACACCCAGATTCgctgctgcagagcttcccAGTGCCCTGCTATCTCCTCCTGCAAGTGATAGAGGAACACTTGTGCCCAGTGAGAGGGAGACAGACCCCAGCTGCAGTGTGGCCGGAGCAGCTTTCTACAGTTCAGTCACAGGGAAGAGGAGTGGAAACAAAGGGATAAGCAATAACTTGATTACAAAGTAAATGTAGAAAGCCATAGCTAGCAAGCCTTAAATCAGCCCCTCACGTAGAGTTCCAAGTTCTGGTTTATTTCTGTGTCAATAACACAGTATCTATTAACCCTAATAATCAATAGTCATGATGAAGCAAACACTTGGAAAGACAAGGTAACTTACTGTACATGCACAGCCAAAAGGATTCTCTTCTACACTTGGAAAAGCTATACTGATGCCTTGTTAAATTTACAGGATCAATACTGAAAATGCTATATGGCAGAACATAAAGCTTAGTCCATAAAAAGCCTTACTAGCAAAAAATTGACTTGCCCCTACGAGCATTTTTGGGCACTTTTCCtgtcctgtttttcctttgctgaagaACATCAACTCAAGATTtcctgaatattttcattttccaccaGAGAATGGAAGTTTTCAgcaccttccaggacctttcagAACATGGCATGCTGAAACTTTGAGCCCATGTTTCAGGTCCCTGGTCACAGATAAAAGAGATGAGCAATATATGTAAAATATCACGGGTGAATCAAGTGTTTTACTTAGCAAatttgttgggtttgttttccattGTTTACAGttctttacttttctgtttgcttttatgaGAACATTTGCAGCTCCTGTATGCTCTTCACAAAACTCAGTAAGCTATGAGGAGAATGGTCACATTTAAAGTACTCAGCCTCCTACAGCGCAGTCCTGATCTTTCTCTGACACATCACATATACAACCTTAGGTAAGCTGTTTAAATGCTGTGTTCACCCATATGTATAagttacacacacacatgacATCTCAGACGCAGctctttcattttgcaaagtACTTTTTTTGAGAGCTCAGTGGAGAACACAATTGGAAAAGTGTTATTTATCTTAGCAACATTACTCTTATATTACGGCTCTCTTGGGTGAATCCTGCTCACAGTGGGACACAGACACCAAAGAATAGAAGAGAGAATCAGCTGCTGAAACTTCCAACACACTTTGAGTATACAGTAGCTGCAGAAGCGAGCTATACCTTGTTCCCACTATTGCATATGCTACACAAAAGGCAGTGAGAGACAGAGACAACCTTCTGCAACTATTACCTCCACTATTTTGCCAGTGTCCCAAATCAAACACAATCATCTgctttttgcagtgaaaataaagaaggtgtgatgaaaagagaagactggAGGCAGTTTAGACTTTGACATCGGTAATGGAAACGGGGCTTTATCCAAGCTCTTGATATGGAATGGGTGAAATAAGAATGAAACTCTCAATTACTTTTCATGCAGAAATCCTTCCAATCTGggatttcaaagcatttcacaaatAATAAACTGCATCCACTATTACTACCATCAGGTCAGTAAGTTGTTACTAAACACCTTTTACAAAAAGGACAGTGAGAGATTCATACacatgcaaaatgaaatcagCTCCCTTCTGACGAACACCCAACCAAGCTCTTACATCCTGGCTAAGCCTTCAAATCAAAGATTTTTGGAACTAATTTGGAGCCTCTAAGATAAATAACACTTACTTCTCCTTAAGCTCTTTTAATGAACCTTCCAACGACTTGGATCTGATACTCCCAGGTCCAGGAGACTTATCCcacttgttttcttcagtgtcagcttcttcacctttttctttgtGCCTCTCACTGGCTGGCTCATCTCCTTTTTCAGGCTTCTTAAGaagctaaaaatatttgttcatgTTATGACATAAAGTTATTATCTTTATATAACGGACATTTTAACAACATATTGAATATAACAACGACCTGTTCAGATTTAAGATATCTTATTAAATGCTGTGAATATCTTTtataaagtatatatttttaatagttatTTTTTGAACAGCAGTTTCCTTTTGGTAAGGAGGTGCAGTCACTAACAGGCATTCACCAGCATGCTTTGAATTTGTCAAGAATATTGGAGAAAGCACTTACCTACTCTTCTCTCCTGAGTTTTATGTATAGTCAATGATTTCTTAGAAATCATGTAACAACAGAGCTCAACGTCATTGCCaatcaaataaaagcagaaccTCTACAATACTACAAGAAGAGCAGGATTAATAGTTCACTCCTTCAAgtattatatataaaatgtgtGACGCTATTCGGGACTGACTGGCATGTGGAAATTGGTGCTTCGTATGAATACACCTTAACAAAAACAcagactgaaggaaaatgaaggagtTAGCAGGAAATACTGTATTACTTTGTAACTTTGGAGATTAAACCTTTCAAGAATTCTGTTAATTCCTCAACAAATAACCCACACAGGGCAGTATCTAGAGTTACAGCAATAACCTCTATAGAAGGACCAAGTGTCTCAAGGTAGTCTTCTAACATTTCAATAACGAGTAGAATATCTCAACAAACTTTTcattccacctttttttttttccccctgaaaagTTTTTATTCTTCACTACCTAGGAGAACCTACAATGTTTCTCTCAGgtagtatttttcctttcctcaggGACAGAACTAGTTTTCAAGGTCACATTCCCATAGATGACAGATCAGAAATACTAGGGCTTTTTGGACAACAAATTTTGGGGAATATCTCTTAAAGGACAAGTCCCTTTTGTTCTGAAGTTCTAGAATGTTTGCCCTTACacacaaatatgaaaaaaaagtagctgCTTCAGAATGTGCTGTTCCCATAAATTTAGATGGGGGCAAGTGTTGTCTGagatgaaaaggaagaggaggaagatacATAGCTTTGTGGTTTGACTCCCTCACAAGATCTGGAGTGAATCTCTGCATCCTTGTATTAGGCTACAGACTACATCAGTTTACCTCATCAAAGACCTACCAAACTTTTCCAGCACCACCAAATTTAAATGAAGTgaacagggttttttttatgtttcttgtCTTATACAAAGAAGGTTTTAAATGTGGAGACTTAATACCACAAAATGCATCCATCTAAGTCATTAAAAGCACATCCGTTCAGAGTGTTAAAATATAACACAGATTGAAATTATATATAATGTGGTTACTATATACAATTAGTACAGTTATATATGATAATATTTACACATTCTATGAAATTAATGTATAATTAtaacattattaaaatatatccttatttataaattataacAAGCCTTTTTAATAACTGGGTAAAAGGATACTATTAAAATAAACCAGTTCTGAGcataaacaaaaaacaccctCAGCACATACGGCTAGATTTACACGACAAAGAGCTAAAAGCCATATTTGCATTAATGCTCTGATGTGTTAGCACAGAGCAATCTGGTTCTGTCAGGTTATGTCAGCACAGAATGTGGCATTGTTATATAAGGACATACAGTTGCCTGTCACTGTAACTGCATTAGCACATCATTGCATCTAAGGTTATCAGTCAGGCTTTTCAACAACAGTGCTCAGCCTAACCCTTACTTTATTCCTCCTTCCAGTAAAAACGACTTTGCTATCACCACACCATACCGTGGTACACGGTATTAACAGCCTGAAACCAAAAGAACTTCTGAGTAACTTCAGCAGAGGaggtttgctttggttttgttaagGTACCTTGATCCTTATCTCTTTGTCAGaaattttcttatgtttctctgcttctttccttttacgtctttcctcttctctgcgtttccttttctcttcttctctcagaCGCTTCTTCTCCAATTCCCTCCGCCTCCgttcctcccttttctcctctcGAATTCTCTGAAGAGTTCAAAACGATTAATTGTGAATTGCCCAAAGGAAAACCACTTGAAACATAAATGTTGAACTTCAGGCAAAAATCTGAACGTAcctgcttttctaattttctatttttaatatattccaAAAGGGGTGTTGTTCTTCTagctaaaacacaaaaaatttGTGATATAGTGTTCAACTCCTAAAATATGTACTCATTTCTTTACTTCAGTACTAATCCCTTCTTTCTAACTTTATCTGCAAGAGAGCCAAATAATAtataaatctatttattttgtatggATGGTGTTCCCATCATTCCACTTTAGAAGCACATTATTTGggattgttggtttttttcttttgctgataGGGTAAGAAGCAACAGAGATAAGTTGCTTGATTATTtaacttttaaatttaaaatcatatattttcagaaaatggcatttttctcttgctcatCAAAAAAATAACCGTGTTCAGTATCTAATTCTACCACATTCCTACTACTGTATCTATTTCTCTTTTAACTTTTGTACATCAAAACCTAGTTAGATTGCTGTTCATGTACAGTCCACATATCTCACATATCACTCTTCAGTCCCAAATTTCAAAGTACATTATGAAAGAAACATTCTCATTCACATATAACATTTCCATTGGACTCCCATTTAGCATTCACCATTCCAtggaaaaacaagaataataaAAGATAAATAGGATATAGGATATAGGATACAACAAAGTGTCAATAGATTCAACAAAGCTCTGGTTTCCCAAATAACGTATTTGGGTGATCATTTGCTGGATCACACAGCCATTCTTACGTTACAGAACTATCTTCACACCCCAAAATCAAGCCTAAGTCACTTGCCTGAGCCATCCTCAAATTCTACTGAAGCTTGAAGACATCATCAAATTTTGTATCATACATAAGGCACCTACGATTGTCAATGCTGAATTCAAATTTGAACCCACATACTGTGAGCAGAAAAGAATGTTACAGAAAATACTTAGCTAAAAAATGCTCTACAATTTTTATAGTCTCTTCCTGAAACCAgtagaaaacagcaaatgatACGAtttggaagaaagaacagaaaagggaaaagaaaaaaagaaattctcaaTCAAATTTCAAATGGCGTAGCCGAAATCCAGACATACCCTCCTATCCCAAAACcatttgaatgtttttgtttagaaTATCTAAATAACTTaagagcaaaaaacaaacaaacaagaaacctaaacaaaaaagctttgttGTGAAGTTATGAATTAATAAGTTTGATTTGATTCAGTGTTTATCTTTAGCAAATATCAGTGTTcaaaagcaagaagcaaaacAGACTTGCTGGTTTGGGATATTCCTCTCTCTACCCCTATACttccagtgctttttctttctttcctctgtgccCACAATTTCTGACAAATTTTAGCTCCTCACTGTCCTCCCTTCCAGTCTCCCaaatctgcagctctgctgccctctccTGCCCCTGTAAATTCCCTGTCTGAGCATCTCTGGTCATTTCCACACGCTGGAATTGACCACAGATTGTCACCAGAAGGTATGAGGAAGAATCTGCCACACCAGGGGTCCAGCACCTGATTCTAGACATGACTAAGGCTGCAGTGCAAGGGGTTGGATCAGAAATGGCAACATGGAAGTTCACAGAAGAGAGGCAGTGTGACGGGTACTATCAGAagaggaagataaaaaaaagatgcatatCAATAAAATTTGAATCACACTCCCCTCATTTATAAGCCTTACTCTAAATAAAAATCTAAGGTTTTTCTGTAAACGTTTAAGAAatgttgaaagaaaatacattacaaaatgaagaaatccaTCAGCAACaacttttatattttatcttgCTTTCTACAAACAAGCCAGAAGAATGAGCTTACCTTTATCCTGTTACagagaaattctgttttatatCTCTCTGTCACACTGAAATTGAGGAGCTAACGCATCTGACGTGATGCACAAACCATGCTGGCTTGCAGTAGCAACGCTACCTGGAGAAATGCTGAGAATGTAAGGCCCAATTCTGCCAACAAAGTCCTGGGCACATCTTTCATTAACTTAAGTAGTTATTAGCACCTTTGAAACTAGACATACACATAACCTAACGTCTCACACGTTTTTGCTATAAACTTGCCATCCATTGAAGTGATCTATGTTTTTGTACTGATAGCAAAAAACAACTGATTAGATTTTCTGTGGTTTAACACACACAGACTGTTAACATTCCTTATGTCGAGCTGCTTTCAGGCAACTTTGTTATTTTGAAATCTGTGGCTCTCAAAGCTGATCATCTTCACTGCGAGTCAGAGTATTTTTAAGTTCATCTTTCTGGAAACTGTAGGCTTTCTTAGAAAAAGTTGAGTGCTTGTGCTCTGCTCTTCAATACTAGGATGATTGGGGggtaaataaaaattactggGGAAACTTCCATAGTGAGAAGAGCCACAGTGTTACTGATAGCAGAATTTGCTAAATGGCCACAGTTCTGCAacttccatttcctctacatTGTTGAAGTTCCACATCTTCCCAGCACACTATTAATTTAtgcacatgaagaaaaactaaTGCTGCTCTGCATAAATGCTTGTTACACACAGggaccaaaaaacaaaacaaaataaaacaaaaaaaagagcaggcTACTTTTCAATTataaagaaataacagcaaaagttggtttttggttggttttgtttgtttgtttgttttttcctagcAAATTGTCACACCAGGGAAAAGAGTGAGTGCTCTACAGGTTGTCACTTAGAGGTGCAGCACACCAATAATCCCTGTTACCCTGAAAGCTGAGTTCTGGCAGCTGCCAAGTTCCAGTATTCTGGAAAGAGTTATCTGTGTTTCTCAGTGTGATGTAGCACTATTATTTAGAGGCTTTGAAAAGACATAGATCACATCACATCTGCAATGAAAAACAGGTCTTCCCTACCAGGAAAATTTTCTCTCAGTAATGTAAGAGTTCTGAAAGAGCTTTGACAATGTGCTAAAATGCAGAACTACTCCAAgccagagctgggcagggctTCTTGCCCTTAGCATGATGGTAGGGAGGCTTCATCACCTGTGACCACCTCCTGCAATGCTTACTGCTCCTCATCATTCATGTCTGTGCTGCAAACTCCtttaacagctttatttttctctatgtaGTTCAGTATTCTAACAGCCCTAGCAATTAAGATATTCTGACCTCAGAAAAACGTGAGCAGTCAGCACTGCTGTACTGAGTGCTGCATTTCAtcccatctgcttttttttttccccacatcttTCCAGGTCTGTTTTGTGCATCTTCTAATAACAGCCTTCTTCTACATGTTTGCTGATAGTCAAATAATTATCTAAagcatggcactgctgtggagTGTTACAGTCACTAAGTCAGTCCCATAAAGGTACTCTTTGAAAGACTGAAttgaaaagaagacaaagcatCATATTTCTGTTATACAGCACAATATGGATCACAGCACACAGTTTGCCCTTCGTTGACAACACA encodes:
- the UPF3A gene encoding regulator of nonsense transcripts 3A isoform X3 encodes the protein MIILSFALLIPGLEYPAVVEFAPFQKISKKKLKKKDAKAGSIEDDPEYRKFLESYCADEEKICANPETLLGEIEAKTRELIARRTTPLLEYIKNRKLEKQRIREEKREERRRRELEKKRLREEEKRKRREEERRKRKEAEKHKKISDKEIRIKLLKKPEKGDEPASERHKEKGEEADTEENKWDKSPGPGSIRSKSLEGSLKELKEKSQNDSDKEQRDLERRFREKEPERQRYRLDDGRKHRTHYEFDKFVRRTEEELKWGKGYNQDRGKKGNHNYSFTVEAVDKLGKEDKCDDMASKKERIRNKDRPAMQLYQPGARIRTHTGSTSKAYDCSGKSSEEALDKKYEVENSVGGGSEKSEEAE